A region from the Pseudomonas sp. P8_229 genome encodes:
- the acnD gene encoding Fe/S-dependent 2-methylisocitrate dehydratase AcnD, with amino-acid sequence MNTEFRKNLPGSSLDYFDVRAAVEAIQSGSYDTLPYTSRVLAENLVRRCDPATLTDSLKQLIERKRDLDFPWFPARVVCHDILGQTALVDLAGLRDAIALQGGDPAQVNPVVPTQLIVDHSLAVEAGGFDKRAFEKNRAIEDRRNEDRFHFINWTKKAFKNVDVIPPGNGIMHQINLEKMSPVIQVRDGVAFPDTCVGTDSHTPHVDALGVIAIGVGGLEAESVMLGRASWMRLPESVGVELTGKLQPGITATDMVLALTEYLRKQKVVGAWLEFFGEGAAALTLGDRATISNMAPEYGATAAMFYIDQQTIDYLKLTGREDQQVQLVEQYAKLNGLWADSLKGAQYERGLSFDLSSVVRNMAGPSNPHARVAVADLAAKGISGQWDDVPGQMPDGAVIIAAITSCTNTSNPRNVIAAGLLARNANKLGLTRKPWVKSSLAPGSKTVALYLDEAGLTTELEQLGFGVVAFACTTCNGMSGALDPVIQQEIIDRDLYATAVLSGNRNFDGRIHPYAKQAFLASPPLVVAYAIAGTIRFDIEKDVLGVVDGKQIRLKDIWPSDEEIDAVVKSSVKPEQFRQVYIPMFAIHEDTGPKVTPLYDWREMSTYIRRPPYWEGALAGARPLKGMRPLAVLPDNITTDHLSPSNAIMLDSAAGEYLAKMGLPEEDFNSYATHRGDHLTAQRATFANPKLFNEMVVENGKVKQGSLARVEPEGKVMRMWEAIETYMERKQPLIIIAGADYGQGSSRDWAAKGVRLAGVEAIAAEGFERIHRTNLVGMGVLPLEFKPGTDRKTLGIDGSETYDVIGARTPRADLTLVIHRKNGERVDVPVTCRLDTAEEVSIYEAGGVLQRFAQDFLEESAVAV; translated from the coding sequence ATGAACACAGAATTCCGCAAAAACCTGCCCGGCAGTTCCCTGGATTACTTCGACGTCCGCGCGGCGGTCGAGGCGATTCAGTCCGGCAGTTACGACACCCTGCCGTACACCTCCCGCGTGCTGGCGGAAAACCTCGTGCGTCGCTGCGACCCGGCCACGCTCACCGATTCGCTGAAACAACTGATCGAGCGCAAACGCGACCTCGACTTCCCGTGGTTCCCGGCGCGGGTGGTGTGCCACGACATTCTCGGCCAGACCGCACTGGTCGACCTCGCTGGCCTGCGTGACGCGATTGCCCTGCAGGGCGGCGACCCGGCGCAGGTCAACCCGGTGGTGCCGACGCAACTGATCGTCGACCACTCGCTGGCGGTGGAGGCGGGCGGTTTCGACAAGCGGGCGTTCGAGAAGAACCGCGCCATCGAAGACCGACGCAACGAAGACCGTTTCCACTTCATCAACTGGACCAAAAAGGCTTTCAAGAACGTTGATGTGATCCCGCCAGGCAACGGCATCATGCACCAGATCAACCTGGAGAAAATGTCCCCGGTGATCCAGGTGCGCGACGGCGTGGCGTTCCCTGACACCTGCGTCGGCACCGACAGCCACACCCCGCACGTCGATGCGCTGGGTGTGATCGCCATCGGCGTTGGTGGCCTCGAAGCCGAGAGCGTGATGCTCGGTCGCGCCTCGTGGATGCGTCTGCCGGAAAGCGTCGGCGTCGAACTGACCGGCAAGCTGCAACCGGGCATCACCGCCACCGACATGGTGCTGGCGCTGACCGAATACCTGCGCAAACAGAAAGTCGTCGGCGCGTGGCTGGAGTTCTTCGGCGAAGGCGCGGCTGCGCTGACCCTCGGCGACCGCGCGACCATCTCCAACATGGCCCCGGAATACGGCGCCACGGCGGCGATGTTCTACATCGATCAGCAAACCATCGACTACCTGAAACTCACCGGTCGCGAAGACCAGCAAGTGCAGCTTGTCGAGCAGTACGCCAAGTTGAACGGCCTGTGGGCCGACAGCCTGAAGGGCGCGCAATACGAGCGTGGCCTGAGCTTCGACCTGTCGTCGGTGGTGCGCAACATGGCCGGCCCGAGCAACCCGCACGCTCGCGTGGCGGTGGCGGATCTGGCGGCCAAAGGCATCTCCGGGCAGTGGGATGATGTGCCGGGGCAAATGCCTGACGGCGCAGTGATCATCGCTGCCATCACCAGTTGCACCAACACCAGCAACCCGCGCAACGTGATCGCCGCCGGCCTTTTGGCGCGCAACGCCAACAAACTTGGGCTGACGCGCAAGCCGTGGGTCAAATCCTCACTGGCGCCGGGTTCGAAAACCGTCGCGCTGTACCTTGATGAAGCGGGGCTGACGACGGAGCTGGAGCAACTCGGTTTCGGCGTCGTCGCGTTCGCCTGCACCACCTGCAACGGCATGTCCGGCGCACTCGATCCGGTGATCCAGCAAGAGATCATCGACCGCGACTTGTACGCGACCGCCGTGCTCTCGGGCAACCGCAACTTCGACGGCCGCATCCACCCGTACGCCAAGCAGGCGTTCCTCGCGTCGCCACCGCTGGTGGTCGCGTACGCCATCGCCGGCACCATTCGTTTCGACATCGAGAAAGATGTGCTGGGCGTGGTCGATGGCAAACAAATCCGCTTGAAGGACATCTGGCCGAGCGATGAAGAAATCGACGCGGTGGTGAAGTCGTCGGTCAAGCCGGAGCAGTTCCGTCAGGTCTACATTCCGATGTTCGCGATCCACGAAGACACCGGCCCGAAAGTCACGCCGCTGTACGACTGGCGCGAGATGAGCACCTACATCCGCCGTCCGCCGTACTGGGAAGGCGCGCTGGCCGGCGCCCGTCCGCTGAAGGGCATGCGCCCGCTGGCGGTGTTGCCGGACAACATCACCACCGATCACCTGTCACCCTCGAACGCGATCATGCTCGACAGCGCCGCCGGCGAATACCTGGCGAAAATGGGCCTGCCGGAAGAGGACTTCAACTCCTACGCCACGCACCGTGGTGACCATCTGACTGCACAGCGCGCGACCTTCGCCAACCCGAAACTTTTCAACGAAATGGTCGTGGAAAACGGCAAGGTCAAACAGGGTTCGCTGGCGCGTGTCGAGCCGGAAGGCAAAGTCATGCGCATGTGGGAAGCCATCGAAACCTACATGGAACGCAAGCAGCCGCTGATCATCATTGCTGGCGCCGATTATGGTCAGGGTTCGTCCCGTGACTGGGCGGCCAAGGGCGTGCGTCTGGCCGGTGTCGAGGCGATTGCCGCCGAAGGTTTCGAGCGCATTCACCGTACCAACCTGGTGGGCATGGGCGTGTTGCCGCTGGAGTTCAAACCTGGCACCGACCGCAAGACACTGGGCATCGACGGCAGTGAAACCTACGACGTGATCGGCGCCCGCACGCCGCGCGCCGACCTGACGCTGGTGATCCATCGCAAGAACGGCGAGCGCGTCGACGTGCCGGTGACCTGCCGCCTCGATACCGCTGAAGAAGTGTCGATCTACGAGGCCGGCGGCGTGTTGCAGCGCTTCGCCCAGGACTTCCTCGAAGAGTCGGCGGTTGCCGTTTAA
- the prpC gene encoding 2-methylcitrate synthase: protein MAEAKVLSGAGLRGQVAGQTALSTVGQAGAGLTYRGYDVRELAADAQFEEVAYLLLYGELPTQAQLDAYQQKLGKLRDLPQALKEVLERIPADAHPMDVMRTGCSFLGNLEPEKDFSEQRDKTDRLLAAFPAIMCYWYRFSHDGKRINCVSDEPTIGGHFLHLLHDKKPSELHVKVMNVSLILYAEHEFNASTFTARVCASTLSDLYSCVTAAIGSLRGPLHGGANEAAMEMIERFSSPEEAIKGTLGMLERKDKIMGFGHAIYKDSDPRNEVIKGWSKKLADEVGDKVLFAVSEAIDKTMWEQKKLFPNADFYHASAYHFMGIPTKLFTPIFVCSRLTGWAAHVFEQRANNRIIRPSAEYIGVEQRKFVPIERR from the coding sequence ATGGCCGAAGCAAAAGTACTCAGTGGCGCCGGGCTCCGTGGCCAGGTTGCCGGGCAAACCGCACTGTCCACCGTGGGCCAGGCCGGTGCCGGGCTGACCTATCGCGGCTACGACGTGCGTGAACTGGCGGCCGACGCGCAGTTCGAAGAAGTCGCGTACCTGCTGCTCTACGGCGAGCTGCCGACCCAGGCGCAACTCGACGCCTACCAGCAAAAACTGGGCAAGCTGCGCGACTTGCCGCAAGCGCTGAAAGAAGTGCTCGAACGCATCCCCGCCGACGCGCACCCGATGGACGTGATGCGCACCGGTTGCTCGTTCCTCGGCAACCTCGAGCCGGAGAAAGACTTCTCCGAACAGCGCGACAAGACTGACCGTCTGCTCGCCGCATTCCCGGCGATCATGTGCTACTGGTATCGCTTCAGCCATGACGGCAAGCGCATCAACTGCGTCAGCGACGAGCCAACCATCGGTGGTCACTTCCTGCACTTGCTGCACGACAAGAAGCCGAGCGAGCTGCACGTCAAAGTGATGAACGTGTCGCTGATCCTCTACGCCGAACACGAATTCAACGCTTCGACCTTCACCGCTCGCGTCTGCGCCTCGACCCTGTCCGACCTGTATTCCTGCGTCACCGCGGCCATCGGTTCGCTGCGCGGCCCGTTGCACGGCGGCGCCAACGAAGCGGCGATGGAAATGATCGAGCGCTTCTCATCGCCCGAAGAGGCGATCAAAGGCACCCTTGGCATGCTCGAGCGCAAAGACAAGATCATGGGCTTCGGCCACGCGATCTATAAGGACAGCGATCCGCGCAACGAGGTGATCAAGGGCTGGTCGAAAAAACTCGCTGACGAGGTCGGTGACAAGGTGCTGTTCGCGGTTTCCGAAGCCATCGACAAGACCATGTGGGAGCAGAAGAAACTGTTCCCCAACGCCGACTTCTACCATGCCTCGGCGTACCACTTCATGGGCATCCCGACCAAGCTGTTCACGCCGATCTTCGTCTGCTCGCGCCTGACCGGCTGGGCCGCGCACGTGTTCGAACAGCGTGCCAACAACCGCATTATCCGTCCGAGCGCCGAGTACATCGGCGTTGAACAGCGCAAGTTCGTGCCAATCGAACGTCGCTGA